In Quercus robur chromosome 10, dhQueRobu3.1, whole genome shotgun sequence, a genomic segment contains:
- the LOC126701479 gene encoding endochitinase EP3-like, with protein sequence MVALGLQKGLLTLVIVGILAVNVKGACNCAANECCSQYDFCGTTAEYCGEGCKSGPCTTTTNDVSVPDIVTEDFFNGILNQAQGDCPGKSFYTRAAFLDALNSYNRFAKSGSNDDGKREIAAFFAHVTHETGSLCYIEERDVPTTENNCNTDYPDYPCNPSKRYYGRGPLQLTWNYNYGAAGKAIQFDGLGSPETVANDANISFKTALWYWMTNVHQSVSQGFGATIRAINGPKECDGKDHSKVQSRIQYYQQYCTQFGVAPGDNLSC encoded by the exons ATGGTTGCTCTTGGTTTACAAAAGGGTCTGCTAACTCTCGTTATAGTTGGAATCCTAGCAGTAAATGTGAAGGGTGCTTGTAATTGTGCTGCAAACGAATGTTGCAGCCAATATGACTTTTGTGGCACTACTGCTGAATACTGTGGCGAGGGGTGCAAATCAGGACCTTGTACCACAACTACTAATGATGTTTCAGTCCCAGATATTGTGACAGAAGACTTTTTCAATGGGATACTTAACCAGGCCCAAGGCGATTGTCCTGGAAAGAGCTTTTACACTAGAGCTGCATTTCTTGATGCTCTTAATTCTTATAATCGGTTTGCCAAGTCTGGTTCTAATGATGACGGTAAACGTGAGATTGCAGCTTTCTTTGCCCATGTCACACATGAGACTGGAA GTTTATGCTATATAGAAGAAAGAGATGTTCCAACCACGGAAAACAATTGTAACACAGACTACCCTGATTATCCATGCAATCCTAGCAAACGTTACTACGGCCGTGGACCACTTCAACTAACCTGGAATTACAATTATGGAGCAGCTGGAAAAGCAATTCAGTTTGATGGGCTAGGCTCTCCTGAAACTGTTGCCAATGATGCGAATATCTCGTTTAAGACTGCCTTATGGTATTGGATGACCAATGTTCACCAATCTGTAAGCCAAGGTTTTGGAGCAACAATTCGAGCTATTAATGGTCCTAAAGAATGTGATGGTAAAGATCATAGTAAAGTTCAGTCTCGAATCCAGTATTATCAACAGTACTGTACTCAATTTGGTGTTGCACCTGGTGATAATCTTTCTTGCTAG